Below is a window of Lacibacter sp. H407 DNA.
AACGGTATGTTTATTTGCCCAACAAGCTGCAATTTTACAAATCGTTTTAAATCAGAAAAACATATGCAGTTCAACAAATTATTGCTTGTCAGCTCAATCTTTACCCTCTCTGCTACCCTTTCCCTCGCTCAAACTTCCGTAAAAGAAGACCAGTTGAAAGGATGGCACCTGAAAAATCAATCAACTGATGGTTTTTATGGTATCAGCATGGAGCAGGCCTTTGAGTTTGTCAAAAACCGGAAAAGCACAACCATCATTGTAGCAGTTATTGACAGTGGTATTGATACGCTTCACGAAGATCTCAAACCCGTTCTCTGGCGCAACCCGAAAGAGATCCCAAACAATGGTATTGACGATGATAAAAATGGCTATGTAGATGATTATTATGGCTGGAATTTTTTGGGTGGAAAAGATGGTCAGAATGTGAAAGAAGATTCTTACGAAGCAGCACGTTTGTATCATGCACTCAAACCAAAGTATAGTGGTACTGTGGATGAAAGCAAATTATCAGCCATTGAAAAAGAAGAATACCGCATCTTCAAAAAAGCGCAGGGAGATATTGAACACGGTTCAACTGAAGCACAATCGCAAGTATTGTTTCTTCGTTCGCTCTACAATAAGTCATCAATAGCTGACAGTGTGCTGAAAGAAAAATTCAAACCTGAGTATAACGGAAACGATCTGGTGACTTTCAAACCAGCCAACTCAAAAGACGCAGATGCAAAATCTACAATGCTTGCACTGTTCAGGGGTTTTGAAATGATGGATGCAACCAACGATTTTATCATTAAAGAATTCAGCAGCTATTTTAAAGGACAGGAGAAAAAAGCAGAAGCATCACAAATTGCACCGAAAGATTATCGAGGTGAAATTGTAAAAGATAATTACTACGATTTCAACGATCGTTTTTATGGCAACCCTGATGTAATGGCAAGCACACCATTTCACGGTACGCATGTAAGCGGCATTATTGCTGCTGCACGCAACAATGGCATTGGTGTGGATGGTGTAGCAAGCGATGTGCGTATCATGAGCATCCGTGCAGTTCCTGATGGCGATGAGCACGATAAAGACATTGCACTCGCTATCCGCTATGCGGTTGATAACGGTGCCAAGATCATCAATATGAGTTTTGGTAAAAGTTTTTCACCACAAAAGAAATGGGTAGATGATGCCGTACGTTATGCACAAAGCAAAGGTGTATTATTAGTGCATGCTGCAGGTAATGATGGAAAGAATGTTGACAGCACCGAAAACTTCCCCAATCCGAATATTGTAGAAACAAAAATGAAAGCAACCAACTTTATTACAGTGGGCGCAAGTGGCGATCCCAAGACAGGCGGGTTGGCTGCTGATTTCAGCAATTATGGGAAAAAAGAAGTGGATGTATTTGCACCTGGTGTAAAGATCTATTCAACTATTCCCGGTGGCAATACCTATGGTTTTGCACAAGGTACAAGTATGGCAAGCCCTGTGGTAGCAGGCTTAGCCGCTTTTATTCTTTCCTACTATCCTGAACTGAGTGCAGAGCAGGTGAAATATTGTATTGAGAAAGGCGCACAAAATCCAAACATGGAAGTTGTAAAACCTGGAGCTACTATAAAAGAAGATTTTGCAAACTTCAGTCGCACAGGCGGTTTGTTGAATGCATACGAATCTATTAAGATCGCTGCCACATTAAAAGGCGAACGCAAAG
It encodes the following:
- a CDS encoding S8 family peptidase; protein product: MQFNKLLLVSSIFTLSATLSLAQTSVKEDQLKGWHLKNQSTDGFYGISMEQAFEFVKNRKSTTIIVAVIDSGIDTLHEDLKPVLWRNPKEIPNNGIDDDKNGYVDDYYGWNFLGGKDGQNVKEDSYEAARLYHALKPKYSGTVDESKLSAIEKEEYRIFKKAQGDIEHGSTEAQSQVLFLRSLYNKSSIADSVLKEKFKPEYNGNDLVTFKPANSKDADAKSTMLALFRGFEMMDATNDFIIKEFSSYFKGQEKKAEASQIAPKDYRGEIVKDNYYDFNDRFYGNPDVMASTPFHGTHVSGIIAAARNNGIGVDGVASDVRIMSIRAVPDGDEHDKDIALAIRYAVDNGAKIINMSFGKSFSPQKKWVDDAVRYAQSKGVLLVHAAGNDGKNVDSTENFPNPNIVETKMKATNFITVGASGDPKTGGLAADFSNYGKKEVDVFAPGVKIYSTIPGGNTYGFAQGTSMASPVVAGLAAFILSYYPELSAEQVKYCIEKGAQNPNMEVVKPGATIKEDFANFSRTGGLLNAYESIKIAATLKGERKVLSNPAPKPKVNKSKKG